From a region of the Desulfovibrio desulfuricans genome:
- a CDS encoding flavodoxin family protein, whose product MKIYAINGGPRKKFNTAKLLQSALDGAAAAPCSETVETEMIHLYGLNYKGCVSCFSCKRVGGKSYGHCAVKDDLAPVLEKLSQADGLIFGSPIYFGNVTGMMRSFLERLMFPFFVYDKDYSSLAPKRMPTAFIYPMNVSSEEMEQYGYLQNLKGMETFVGRLFGEPQVQHVHNTYQFDDYSKYKCERFSEPEKAAYRDAHFPQDLEQARRIGAAMVAAAAR is encoded by the coding sequence ATGAAAATTTACGCCATAAACGGTGGCCCGAGAAAAAAGTTCAATACCGCCAAGCTGCTTCAGTCTGCTCTGGACGGTGCTGCCGCCGCACCCTGTAGCGAAACAGTCGAAACCGAGATGATTCACCTGTATGGTCTCAACTACAAGGGTTGCGTGAGCTGTTTTTCGTGCAAAAGGGTGGGCGGCAAGAGCTATGGGCATTGCGCAGTCAAGGATGATCTGGCCCCGGTGCTGGAAAAGCTCTCGCAGGCGGACGGGCTTATCTTTGGCAGCCCCATCTATTTTGGCAATGTCACGGGCATGATGCGCAGCTTTCTGGAACGCCTGATGTTTCCCTTTTTTGTGTATGACAAAGACTACAGTTCGCTTGCTCCCAAGCGCATGCCCACGGCCTTTATCTACCCCATGAACGTGAGCAGCGAAGAAATGGAGCAATACGGTTACCTTCAGAACCTCAAGGGCATGGAAACCTTTGTGGGTCGCCTTTTTGGCGAACCGCAGGTGCAGCATGTGCACAATACCTACCAGTTTGACGACTATAGCAAGTACAAATGCGAACGGTTCTCCGAGCCGGAAAAAGCCGCTTATCGCGATGCGCATTTTCCGCAAGACCTGGAACAGGCCCGCCGCATAGGCGCGGCAATGGTTGCCGCTGCTGCCAGATAG